GGGAGGTGCTGGACCTGACGAGCATCACGAAGGTGCCGCAGACCCCGGAGTTCATGCGGGGGGTGATCAACCTGAGGGGGGGCGTGGTGCCGGTGGTGGACCTGAGGCTGAAGTTCGGGATGCCCCGGAC
This window of the Nitrospirota bacterium genome carries:
- a CDS encoding chemotaxis protein CheW, whose translation is MATETSISSTQYLSFTLGNEIFALEIAKVREVLDLTSITKVPQTPEFMRGVINLRGGVVPVVDLRLKFGMPRT